The Tautonia plasticadhaerens nucleotide sequence GATGGAGCGAATCACGACCGACCGCCGGACGGTCCTCCGCCTGGCCCTGCTCGCCGCCGGGGGCGGACCGATGGCCCTGGCCCGGGCGGTGGACGCCGGGCAGGAGTCGGCCCAGGACGCCGCGAACGCCTTTCTCTCCCGGTACGTCGAGGGCTGGCTGCCGCTGGACACCGCCTCCTCCGAGGCCGCCTGGGTGGCCATGACCGACGTGAGCCCCGCGCACACCGAGGAGCAGGTCGAGGCCACCCTGACCGTCAGCCGGTTCGTCGGCGACCCGGAGGTCATTCGCACGGCGAGGGCGCTGCTGGAGCAGGCCGACGCGCTGGACGACCCGACCGTCCGGCAGCTCCGCAAGGTGCTCCTCCGCGCCGCCGAGGCCCCGGGGACGATCCCGGACGTCGTCCGGGAGCGGGCCGAGGCCGAGGCGAACCAGTCGGCGATCCAGGACGGCTTCGTCTACCAGCTCGACGACCCGCAGCGCCCCGAGGAGCCGATCACCCCCAACGGCATCGACCGCATCCTCGTCGAGTCGGACGACCTGGACGAGCGTCGGATCGCCTGGGAGACCTCGAAGACGGTCGGCGTCCCGCTCCGGGACGGCCTGCTCCGGCTCCGGGACCTGCGCAACCAGGTGGCCCGGGAGCTGGGCTATGACGACTTCTTCGCGCTCCAGGTGGCCGACTACGGGATCTCCGTCGACGAGATGATCGCCCTGTGCGACGGCTTCGTCTCCACCGTGACGCCGCTCTACGAGCAGCTCCACACCTGGGCCAAGCACCGCCTGGCGGGACGGTACGGCGCCGAGGCCCCCGAGGGGCTTATTCCCGCCCACTGGCTGCCGAACCGCTGGGGGCAGCTCTGGCCGGGGCTGGTGGAGGGGATCGACCTGGACGCGCCGTTCGCGTCGAAGTCTCCCGAGTTCATCACCGAGCAGGCCGAGCGGTTCTACGTCTCGATCGGCTTCCCGGGGCTGCCCCGGTCCTTCTACGAGAAGTCGGACCTGTACCCGGTCCCCCCCGGTTCGTCCCGGAAGAAGAACAGCCACGCCAGCGCCTGGCACATCGACCTCGAAGAGGACGTCCGGAGCCTGATGTCGATCGAGCCGGACGCCAGGTGGTTCAACACGGCCCACCATGAACTCGGTCATATCTATTACTACATCGCCTATTCCCGTCCCGAGGTGCCGCACCTGCTCCGGGGTGGGGCCAACCGGGCCTTCCACGAGGGGATCGGCGATTTGATCGGCCTGGCGGCCGGGCAGCGGCCGTACCTGAAGGAGGTGGGGCTCCTCACGCCCGAGGCCGAGGCGGCCGACCCGGTGACCTTCCTGCTCGACACGGCGCTCGACGGCGCCTCGATCGTCTTCCTGCCCTTCTCGGCCGGGCTGATGACCCACTGGGAGCGGGACTTCTACGCCGGGACGATCCCCGACGACGGGCTGAACGCCTCGTGGTGGGGGATGAAGGCGAAGTACCAGGGGATCGCCCCCCCCTCCCCCCGCCCCGAGTCCTTCTGCGACCCGAGCACCAAGACCCACATCAACGACGACCCGGCCCAGTACTACGACTACGCCATCGGCACCGTCATCAAGTTCCAGCTCCACGACCACATCGCCCGGGACATCCTCGGGCAGGACCCCCGGGACTGCAACTACTACGGCAACAAACAGGTGGGAGACTTCCTCCGATCGATCCTCGAAGTCGGCGCCACCCGGGACTGGGATACCGTGCTCCGCGAGGCGACCGGCTCGGGCCTCTCGGCCGGGGCGATGATGAGCTACTTCGAGCCGCTCAACGGCTGGCTCGCCGAGCAGAACGCCGGCCGGAAGGTCGGCTGGTCCTGATCGACCTCGGGAGGGGGCACGGGACGATCGAGGGGGAGGACGATGGCCGAGAAACCCTCCGGATCCTGCGAACTGCACGGCCCCCGGGGTGCCCTCTCCTGCCGGAGATGCCGGGCGAAGATCCTGGCGAGCCTGCTCGGGGGGATCCTCGGGCTGGTCGCCTGGGTGGTGGCGGTGTCGGCGACCTGGTTAGTCGCGGTCATGGGGCCCCACTGGCCGGAGTTCGACCGGGAATGGGGCTCGATCGCCGAACTGAGGCGGGACGTGATGCAGACCCTCTCCTGGCTGCCGGCTGCCATCCTTGAGGGGGAATATGGCTATCAGTTCGCGATGCTCTCGGCCTACCTGTGGATTGGGGTCGGGGCGATCGCGGCGTACCTGGCGGCGACGGGGAAATGGAAGGCCTTCCGCCTGAGGTCGCAACTCGCGGCGGTGCTGGTGGTCGGGCTGATGATCGGCTCGGTCCGGTGGCTGGTGTCCGAGGTGGCCCGGGTCGATCGGCTGGCCGGGGCCTGGTCCGGCGGGCACTTCTTCGAGCACGGGGTGGCGCAGGGGCCGCTGATCGCGCTGGCCGTGGTCGTGCTGGTGCTGATCCTGAGGGCCAACAGGAGGGTGCGGCCGGGGGAGACGGGCCGATCGGGCCCCTGAATCGTTGCGGAGGGGGGCGGGCCGCGATACCGTATCGGGCGTCCCCTGACCGATCCGAGCGCCCTGATCCCATCCAGACGACCTGGAGGTCCCATGTCGACGCCGACCGAACCGACCCAGCCCAGCCCCGACCCGATCTCCCCGGCCCCGCCGGCCCCGGACGCCCCGCCGGCCTCGGCCGCCCCGAAGGAGAAGGCCAAGGTCTCGCCGACCCGGAATGCCGTCTCCCTCGTGCTGCTGGCCGTGCTGCTGGTCGTCGGCGGCCTGGAACTGGCCGCACTGTTCCGGTTCAACGGCGCCGTCAACAAGCTCGACCAGGCGCTGGAGGCCAACGAGGTGGACCTGCTCCCCCTCGAGCAGGTCGAGGAGATCCTCGGCAAGCAGCCCGACGGGCCGCTCCGGGAGGGGGATCCCGGCACCCGGCAGACGACCTACACCTGGCAGGGCGCCATCCGGTCTCACGTGCTGACCGCCTACTACTCCTACGGCGACAAGCCCGGCCTCGTCCGCTACGAGATCGGCGACGTCAAGGCCGCCGACCCGGGCGAATGAACCCCGGGCCCCGGAGTGGGTGATCAGGGCCCGGCTGCCGGGCCGGCGGTCCGTCCCCTCGATCGGCCCGCTCCCCCTTCCTGTCCCCGGGGAGGCAGGCGGGACCGCCCTACTGCGTCAGCTCGACCGGGGCCCGGTCCTCGGCCTCCCGCCCCCGAGATCGGGGGGGGCTCGAGTCCTCGGGGGGGGAGACCGCGGCGTGGGCCTGGCGATAGGGGGACGAGGGCCGGGGGCGGGGTCGGCTGCGCTCGAACTGCTCGGGGTCGGACGGCTTGAGCAGCCGGGGGCGCGCCTCGGTGGTCATCAGCAGCGGGGCGATCGGCCGAGGGACGTAGTCGTGCACCAGGCGCTCGATCCTCGGGTCGTTGCGGGCGCCCAGGCCGACGAGCGAGGCGGCCAGCAGCAGGCCGGCGGCCAGGCCGCCGAGCGACCAGGCCCAGGCCCGGCGCTCCCACCTCGGCTCGAAGCCCCAGGCGGTCCGGAGTCGGGGACGCCGGGACTGCCGGAGCCTCCGGGAGAGGTCGGGCCAGAGGCTCGGGGAGTCGGGGGGGACCGGGTCCTCCTGCGAGGCGGCCGAGAGCACCCGCTGCGAGGCGGCCAGCGCCTCCAGGCGAGCCCGGCAGTCGCCGCAGCGGACGAGGTGCCCCTCGACGATCCAGCGGTCCAGGCCGAGGCTCTCGCCCCCGGCCCGGAGCGGGAGGCGGGCCCGGACCCATGCGCACGTCTTAATCGGCATGGCGGGCCTCCGGGGAGGGGGACGACGGGGACGGGGAATCGATCGGCAACGGCAACGGCAACATCGGCTCGGTCCCTCCCTGGTCCTGCTGCTGCATCCGGCGCTCCCAGAGCCTCCGGAACTGCTCCCGGGCCTTGGCCAGCCGCCATCGGACGGTCGCCTCCCGGCGTCGGACGATCGCGGCCACCTCGGCCGAGGAGAACCCTTCCAGGTCCCGGAGCACCAGGATCGTCCGGTAGTTGACGGGGATCTGCTCCAGGACGTGCCGGACCTCCTGGGCCAGCTCCTCCCGGGGTCGGGGGTCGGGGTCGGCGACCTCCCCGGGGGAGCTCCCCCGCGGGTCGTCGTCGCGCCGGGACTCGATCGGCAGGGCGGTCGTCGGCGGGGCGTCTCGCCTGCGGAGCTGGTCGACCCCCAGGTTCACCGCGACCCGGAACAGCCAGGGGCCGAAGCGACGGCCCGTGTCGAAACGGTCCAGGCGATTATAGACACGCCAGAAGGTCTCCTGGGACAGATCCCGGGCCAGTTCATGGTCGTGCACCAGCCGGGAGAGCACGCGGAGCAGCTTCCGCTCGTACCGGGACACCAGCGCGGCGAAGGCGTCCTCGTCCCCCTCCCGGGCCCGCTCGACGAGCCGGGCGTCGCTGGCCTCCTCGGCCAGGGGGGACCGGGGCCGGTCGGTCGGGGGGGCGGCGTCGGCGTCGTCCATGGCGAGGTCGTCCCCGATCGCCCCGGATTGCAGGACCATTCCCGTCGTACGGTCTCGTGCGGGTCGCATATGATAGGATACGGAGGAACCATCCGACGATGTTGGAGGATTCGGTCGCCCCACCCGAGGATCCGGGGCCGGAGTCGGGGCCGACGCCGGCCGATCTCACCCCCGTGACCGCCCGGGGAGTGGCCATCGCCCCGTGCCCGGAACCGGACCAGGCCGAGGCGCTCGAGGTGCTCTACCGGCGGCTCCCCTCGGCGATGCGGCCGGGCACGATCGCCGCGCTGCTGAGGCAGGTCGAGGCCGGCCAGCTCGACCTCTCCGGCCTCTGGGTCGCCCGGCGTCGGGGCCGGATCGCCGGGGCGATGCTCACCCAGGTCCTCGCCGGCCGGGCCGCGGCGATCTGGCCGCCGGAAGTCGAGCGCGGCTGGGGGAGCGGCACCCTGGCGTCGGACCTGGTCCGGTCGGCCCTGGACTCCTACCGGGCCCGGGGGATCCGGCTGGCCCAGGCCCTCGTCGATCGCCAGGCCCTGGGCCGCCCCGGCGTCGACCTCGCCCGAGGCGGCTTGCCTTATGTGACCGACCTCATCTACCTCGGCCGCCCAACCGCCGGCCCCCAACCCGTCCCCCCGGGAGTCCCCGAGCTGCGCTGGGAGGACTTCGGGCCGGAGAACCGGGAGGAGTTCGCCCGGACCCTGGAGCGGACCTACGGGGGGAGCCTCGACATGCCCGAGCTGGGGGGGCTCCGCACGCTGGACGACGTGCTCGAAGGGCACCGCGCCCGGGGCCACTTCGACCCGGCTCGCTGGCGGCTCGGCCGCCTGGAGCGGGGGGCGGGCCCGGGCGCGGATCCGGGCCCCGTGGCGGTGCTGATGCTCTCGGCGGGGGAGCCGAGGACGTGGGAGGTGTCCTACCTCGGCCTCGTCCCCGAGGCGAGGGGTCGGGGGCTCGGGGTGGCGACGCTGGCCCACGCCCTGGACCGGGCCCGGCCCGACGCCGACCGGATCGAGCTGGCCGTCGACGTCCGCAACGCCCCGGCCGAGGCCCTCTACCGCCGTTGCGGATTCACCCCGTTCGAGCGCCGGGGGGTGCACCTCGCCATCCTCGACGACTCGGACGGCGCCCCGGGGTGATCGCCCTCGGGCCGCGGGCGGGAAGGCGGGCCGCTCGGGCCCGACTTCGGCCGCCGGCCTCCTTGCCCTGCCCTGCCGAGGCCCTCAGGCCGACTCGGCGACGCCCTTGGTGTCGGGCCGTCGGACGATGACGCCTTCCTTGAGGTAGACGACCGTCTCGGCGATGTTGGTGGCGTGGTCGGCGACCCGCTCGAGGTTGCGGGCGGTGTTGATCAGGTGCAGCCAGGTGGTGACCCGCGCCGGGTCGCTCCGGATGGAGGCCTTGAGCTGCTTGAGGATCAGCCCCCGGCGCTGGTCGACCTGATGGTCGCTCTGGATGACGCTCCGGGCCAGCTCGGCGTCGGCCCGGGTGAGGGCGTCCAGCGCGTCGCGGACCTGGCCGAGCGCCTCGACGGCGAGGTATTCCATCTGGGGGGGCAGCGATACCGGCTCGGGCCGTCGGGCGAGCTTCCTCGCGCGCTTGGCGATGTGGGCGGCCAGGTCCCCCATGCGTTCCAGGTCGTTGCTGACCTTCAGGGCCGAGGTCACCCGGCGGAGGTCCGAGGCCACCGGCTGGTGCAGGGCGAGCACCCGGAGGCACTCGCGCTCGATGCTCACCTGCCAGTGGTTGATCGTCGGCTCCTCGGCCTTGACCTCGTCGGCCAGCTCGAGCTTGCCCGCGCAGAGGGCCTGGACGCTGGACCGGAGCGAGCCCTCGACGACGGCTGAAAGTTTCAAGACCTCGCCCCAGAGCACCTCCAGGTCGCGCACCAGGTGGCGATTCAGGCAGGATCGTTCCCCATTTCGTCCAGGCTCGCTTCCCGGTTCGGTCGTCATCGGAGGCTACTCTTCAGCATGCGATCGGGCCCGACCGGCCTCGGGACGGAGGCCG carries:
- a CDS encoding GNAT family N-acetyltransferase, with product MLEDSVAPPEDPGPESGPTPADLTPVTARGVAIAPCPEPDQAEALEVLYRRLPSAMRPGTIAALLRQVEAGQLDLSGLWVARRRGRIAGAMLTQVLAGRAAAIWPPEVERGWGSGTLASDLVRSALDSYRARGIRLAQALVDRQALGRPGVDLARGGLPYVTDLIYLGRPTAGPQPVPPGVPELRWEDFGPENREEFARTLERTYGGSLDMPELGGLRTLDDVLEGHRARGHFDPARWRLGRLERGAGPGADPGPVAVLMLSAGEPRTWEVSYLGLVPEARGRGLGVATLAHALDRARPDADRIELAVDVRNAPAEALYRRCGFTPFERRGVHLAILDDSDGAPG
- a CDS encoding RNA polymerase sigma factor, yielding MVLQSGAIGDDLAMDDADAAPPTDRPRSPLAEEASDARLVERAREGDEDAFAALVSRYERKLLRVLSRLVHDHELARDLSQETFWRVYNRLDRFDTGRRFGPWLFRVAVNLGVDQLRRRDAPPTTALPIESRRDDDPRGSSPGEVADPDPRPREELAQEVRHVLEQIPVNYRTILVLRDLEGFSSAEVAAIVRRREATVRWRLAKAREQFRRLWERRMQQQDQGGTEPMLPLPLPIDSPSPSSPSPEARHAD
- a CDS encoding M2 family metallopeptidase, whose translation is MERITTDRRTVLRLALLAAGGGPMALARAVDAGQESAQDAANAFLSRYVEGWLPLDTASSEAAWVAMTDVSPAHTEEQVEATLTVSRFVGDPEVIRTARALLEQADALDDPTVRQLRKVLLRAAEAPGTIPDVVRERAEAEANQSAIQDGFVYQLDDPQRPEEPITPNGIDRILVESDDLDERRIAWETSKTVGVPLRDGLLRLRDLRNQVARELGYDDFFALQVADYGISVDEMIALCDGFVSTVTPLYEQLHTWAKHRLAGRYGAEAPEGLIPAHWLPNRWGQLWPGLVEGIDLDAPFASKSPEFITEQAERFYVSIGFPGLPRSFYEKSDLYPVPPGSSRKKNSHASAWHIDLEEDVRSLMSIEPDARWFNTAHHELGHIYYYIAYSRPEVPHLLRGGANRAFHEGIGDLIGLAAGQRPYLKEVGLLTPEAEAADPVTFLLDTALDGASIVFLPFSAGLMTHWERDFYAGTIPDDGLNASWWGMKAKYQGIAPPSPRPESFCDPSTKTHINDDPAQYYDYAIGTVIKFQLHDHIARDILGQDPRDCNYYGNKQVGDFLRSILEVGATRDWDTVLREATGSGLSAGAMMSYFEPLNGWLAEQNAGRKVGWS
- the phoU gene encoding phosphate signaling complex protein PhoU; translation: MTTEPGSEPGRNGERSCLNRHLVRDLEVLWGEVLKLSAVVEGSLRSSVQALCAGKLELADEVKAEEPTINHWQVSIERECLRVLALHQPVASDLRRVTSALKVSNDLERMGDLAAHIAKRARKLARRPEPVSLPPQMEYLAVEALGQVRDALDALTRADAELARSVIQSDHQVDQRRGLILKQLKASIRSDPARVTTWLHLINTARNLERVADHATNIAETVVYLKEGVIVRRPDTKGVAESA